From a single Micromonospora sp. WMMD1102 genomic region:
- a CDS encoding GerMN domain-containing protein, translating to MTRGGSAMTRGGSAVWAGGAATRSRVTVTVVTVLVALAGCGVRPEAVPRPVEPSASRLPPVTVPAASPNGEVGERLYYVRDDRLVVVTRQVPTPSAPAALLTTLLTGPSEQERDAGLGTALTGVDPTTTVRLTGDTATVHVGDRLAEAGRTDEVLAFGQIVCTVVGHPAVNQVTFRHDSEPLGIPRADGSLSQAPLTCHDFGSLLD from the coding sequence ATGACCCGAGGAGGCTCGGCGATGACCCGAGGAGGCTCGGCGGTGTGGGCCGGAGGCGCGGCGACGAGGAGCCGGGTGACGGTGACGGTCGTGACCGTCCTGGTGGCGCTCGCCGGCTGCGGCGTACGACCGGAGGCCGTCCCCCGCCCGGTCGAGCCCTCGGCGAGCAGGTTGCCGCCGGTGACGGTACCCGCCGCGTCGCCGAACGGTGAGGTGGGCGAGCGGCTGTACTATGTCCGGGACGACCGGCTCGTCGTCGTGACCCGCCAGGTTCCGACCCCGTCCGCACCGGCGGCCCTCCTGACGACACTGCTCACCGGCCCCTCCGAGCAGGAACGCGACGCGGGCCTGGGCACCGCGCTTACCGGCGTGGACCCGACGACGACGGTTCGGCTGACCGGCGACACGGCGACGGTCCACGTCGGCGACCGGCTCGCCGAGGCGGGCCGCACCGACGAGGTCCTGGCCTTCGGTCAGATCGTCTGCACGGTCGTCGGGCATCCGGCGGTGAACCAGGTCACCTTCCGTCACGACAGCGAGCCACTGGGTATCCCGCGCGCCGACGGATCGCTGTCCCAGGCACCGCTGACCTGCCACGACTTCGGCTCGCTCCTGGACTAG
- a CDS encoding helix-turn-helix domain-containing protein: MFRARRLADSGPQRMFAELDPTVSWSDGVLAVDRPDLDLHYQLGGRGLVLVPSLFAWPNVFVKASEPWAPVLRYSARGVGSMWHTDQPAPELALVLGRARASLLAELATPSTTTSLARRTGLASSGVSAHLSRLAAAGLVARQRAGRLVFYVRTARADALFGAPP, from the coding sequence ATGTTCCGGGCCCGACGACTGGCCGATTCCGGCCCGCAGAGGATGTTCGCCGAACTCGATCCCACGGTCTCCTGGTCCGACGGCGTCCTGGCGGTGGACCGGCCCGACCTGGACCTGCACTACCAACTCGGCGGGCGTGGCCTGGTGCTCGTGCCGTCGCTGTTCGCCTGGCCCAACGTCTTCGTCAAAGCGTCCGAACCCTGGGCGCCGGTGCTGCGTTATTCCGCCCGGGGCGTGGGTTCGATGTGGCACACCGACCAACCCGCCCCCGAGTTGGCCCTGGTGCTCGGCCGGGCCAGGGCGAGCCTGCTGGCCGAGTTGGCGACTCCGTCGACGACGACATCGCTGGCCCGGCGCACCGGACTGGCCTCGAGCGGCGTCTCGGCCCACCTCTCCCGGCTCGCGGCAGCCGGCCTGGTCGCCCGGCAGCGGGCCGGTCGGCTGGTCTTCTACGTACGCACCGCGCGGGCCGACGCGCTGTTCGGCGCACCGCCGTGA
- a CDS encoding MFS transporter: protein MSIQHAPRGKSEVGALPRDFTRYLVAAVPAKWGFNIAKVAVPLVAITSLGAGPGAAGALAAAGTAPFLLLGLPAGAWLDRVARRPVMIAMDLARFALIGSVPVAAALSVLTMTQLWVVVFLNGVATVFFDVAMQSHLPELVGAGDGRRLVAANGRLGIVEQTALVGAPALAGWLVGLSTASAVLVGTALGYLWSALWIRRIQRPEARIHKRPDPRLHQRPEARVPRRSESGIRSAESRMERTDSRQVEIGRRSLPAEVREGLSFVLVNRTLRAIAVAGALVNFAIAGTVAMLPLVLIQQLHWSAEQLGLFLGAGGIGGLLGALYGERLSRLLGAGRSVLVIALLIAPVSLVLPLVGQVVPGPVAAFAWALVIFKVGFDSVLLMSFRQHVTPPWLLGRVNGTLRVVFSGALTLGGAAAALVGDVSGPRAATWVACAARALVWVPIQRSPMRRQTLDGT, encoded by the coding sequence ATGTCGATCCAGCACGCTCCCCGCGGGAAGTCCGAGGTCGGGGCGTTGCCCCGCGACTTCACCCGCTACCTGGTCGCGGCAGTGCCGGCGAAGTGGGGCTTCAACATCGCCAAGGTGGCCGTCCCGCTCGTCGCCATCACGTCGCTCGGCGCCGGTCCGGGCGCGGCCGGTGCGCTGGCCGCTGCCGGCACCGCTCCCTTCCTGCTGCTCGGACTGCCGGCGGGTGCGTGGCTCGACCGGGTCGCCCGTCGCCCGGTGATGATCGCCATGGATCTGGCCCGGTTCGCGCTGATCGGCTCGGTACCGGTCGCCGCCGCCCTCTCCGTGCTGACCATGACCCAGCTCTGGGTGGTGGTGTTCCTCAACGGAGTCGCCACCGTCTTCTTCGACGTCGCGATGCAGAGCCACCTGCCGGAGTTGGTCGGTGCGGGGGACGGCCGGCGTCTGGTGGCGGCCAACGGCCGGCTGGGCATCGTGGAACAGACGGCGTTGGTCGGCGCTCCCGCGCTGGCCGGTTGGCTGGTCGGCCTGTCGACAGCCTCGGCGGTGCTGGTCGGGACGGCGCTCGGCTACCTCTGGTCGGCCCTGTGGATCCGCCGGATCCAGCGGCCGGAAGCACGCATCCACAAGCGCCCGGATCCGCGCCTTCACCAGCGGCCGGAAGCACGCGTCCCTCGGCGGTCCGAGTCAGGCATCCGGTCTGCGGAGTCCCGGATGGAGCGGACGGACTCACGCCAGGTCGAGATCGGACGGCGCTCGCTGCCGGCCGAGGTGCGCGAGGGCCTGTCGTTCGTCCTGGTCAACCGGACCCTACGCGCGATCGCCGTCGCCGGGGCGCTGGTGAACTTCGCGATCGCGGGTACGGTCGCGATGCTGCCGCTCGTCCTGATCCAGCAGCTGCACTGGTCGGCGGAGCAGCTGGGGCTCTTCCTCGGCGCCGGCGGAATCGGCGGCCTGCTCGGAGCGCTCTACGGGGAGCGGCTGTCGAGGCTCCTCGGTGCCGGTCGTTCGGTACTCGTGATCGCACTGCTGATCGCCCCGGTCTCGCTGGTACTGCCGCTTGTCGGACAGGTCGTTCCCGGGCCGGTCGCCGCGTTCGCCTGGGCGCTGGTGATCTTCAAGGTCGGGTTCGACAGCGTGCTGCTGATGTCGTTTCGCCAGCACGTCACGCCGCCGTGGCTGCTGGGACGCGTCAACGGCACCCTGCGGGTGGTGTTCAGCGGTGCGCTCACCCTCGGCGGCGCGGCGGCGGCACTTGTCGGTGACGTCTCCGGTCCACGTGCCGCCACCTGGGTCGCCTGTGCCGCGCGCGCGCTGGTGTGGGTGCCGATCCAGCGATCCCCGATGCGCCGGCAGACCCTCGACGGGACATGA
- a CDS encoding NADP-dependent oxidoreductase codes for MKAVRFHVYGDPTVLRYEEVEQPVPATGQVRVRVAATSFNEIDGNIRGGFMQNPIPVTLPHTPGLDVAGTVDALGADVTGMRVGDQVVGFLPMTESGAAAEYALAPAENLTPAPTSIPLADAAALPVVGLTAWQALFDHAGLTSGQRVLVNGAGGSVGGYAVQLARNAGGYVIATASPRSSGRVTAAGADEVVDHTTTDVTAAVTEPVDVVLNLAPITPEQLAALVGLIRPGGVLVSTTVWMPVPADEQRGVRGIDLFVRSDAAQLARLVALVDSGELHVDVAQRVPLAELSALHAQAATGALSGKVIVLPSAA; via the coding sequence ATGAAGGCAGTGCGTTTCCACGTGTACGGTGACCCGACCGTCCTGCGCTACGAGGAGGTGGAGCAGCCGGTCCCCGCCACAGGTCAGGTCCGGGTCCGGGTCGCCGCGACGTCGTTCAACGAGATCGACGGCAACATCCGTGGCGGCTTCATGCAGAATCCCATCCCGGTGACGCTGCCGCACACTCCCGGACTCGACGTCGCCGGCACGGTCGACGCCCTGGGTGCCGACGTGACCGGCATGCGGGTCGGTGACCAGGTAGTCGGCTTCCTACCGATGACAGAGTCCGGCGCGGCGGCGGAGTACGCCCTCGCACCGGCCGAGAACCTGACGCCGGCGCCCACGAGCATCCCGCTGGCAGATGCCGCCGCGCTGCCGGTGGTCGGTCTCACCGCCTGGCAGGCGCTCTTCGACCATGCCGGGCTCACGAGCGGGCAGCGCGTGCTGGTCAACGGTGCGGGCGGCTCGGTCGGCGGCTACGCCGTACAGCTGGCCAGGAACGCCGGCGGGTACGTGATCGCCACGGCCAGCCCGCGCAGCAGCGGGCGCGTCACGGCAGCGGGTGCCGACGAGGTCGTCGACCACACCACCACCGACGTGACCGCGGCGGTGACCGAGCCGGTCGACGTCGTACTGAATCTCGCGCCGATCACCCCGGAGCAGCTGGCCGCACTGGTCGGCCTGATCCGTCCGGGCGGAGTGCTGGTCAGCACGACGGTGTGGATGCCCGTACCAGCCGACGAGCAGCGCGGGGTGCGCGGCATCGACCTGTTCGTCCGCAGCGACGCCGCCCAACTGGCCCGGCTGGTGGCGCTTGTCGACAGCGGCGAGCTGCACGTCGACGTCGCCCAGCGGGTGCCACTGGCCGAGCTGTCGGCGCTGCACGCCCAGGCCGCCACGGGCGCGCTGTCCGGGAAGGTGATCGTCCTGCCATCCGCCGCCTGA
- a CDS encoding HAMP domain-containing sensor histidine kinase — protein sequence MSRAGLRTRLTAGFAAGAFVLSGSMAALSYQFTRNSLLAERERTAIRAAYFEATVVRAELDAQQPRIIDTLRSLNTGENRRTLLNRNGAWYARNADSGLTSAIPGPLQDLVAAGEAGVQRIETDGTPAVVVGVPLSPTTSFYHVDSLEELDHTLRVLALVLSMVAITTAGAGAGFGWYAARHALRPLASVAGAAQEIIAGDLNARLNPATEPDLRQLTSSFNQMVDQLAERMRRDRRFAADVSHELRSPLQTLAAAASLLERRREHLDERTATAARLVAEEVHRFQRLVHDLLELARGDLSVERQEINAPALARQVCRSRGLSEALVRSSGTSRWWVDPRRLRQVIGNLLDNAHAYGGGPCAVHLRAGDGRYVVEVDDEGPGVDPVDRENIFLPFVRGRSANSRGASDGTGLGLALVVQHASAHSGRAAVQDRPGGGARFRVELEEPRR from the coding sequence ATGAGCCGCGCCGGCCTCCGTACCCGGCTGACGGCGGGATTCGCGGCCGGCGCGTTCGTGCTGTCCGGTTCGATGGCGGCGTTGTCGTACCAGTTCACCCGCAACTCGCTGCTGGCGGAACGAGAGCGCACCGCGATCCGGGCCGCGTACTTCGAGGCGACGGTCGTCCGTGCCGAGTTGGACGCCCAACAGCCGAGGATCATCGACACGCTGCGCTCCCTCAACACCGGCGAGAACCGGCGGACCCTGCTCAACCGCAACGGCGCCTGGTACGCCCGCAACGCCGACTCCGGACTGACCTCGGCCATCCCGGGTCCGCTCCAGGACCTCGTCGCCGCCGGGGAGGCGGGCGTACAGCGGATCGAGACCGACGGCACACCGGCGGTCGTGGTGGGGGTTCCCCTCTCCCCCACGACGAGCTTCTACCACGTCGACTCACTCGAGGAACTCGACCACACACTGCGGGTGCTCGCGCTCGTGCTCAGCATGGTCGCGATCACGACGGCCGGAGCCGGCGCCGGTTTCGGCTGGTACGCGGCCCGGCACGCGCTGCGCCCGCTGGCCTCGGTGGCCGGCGCGGCTCAGGAGATCATCGCCGGGGACCTGAACGCCCGCCTGAACCCGGCGACCGAGCCGGACCTGCGTCAGCTCACCTCCTCGTTCAACCAGATGGTGGACCAGCTCGCCGAGCGGATGCGCCGGGATCGCCGGTTCGCCGCCGACGTCAGCCACGAACTCCGCTCCCCGCTCCAGACGCTCGCCGCCGCGGCCTCGCTCCTCGAACGCCGCCGGGAGCACCTCGACGAGCGCACCGCCACCGCCGCGCGGCTCGTCGCCGAGGAGGTGCACCGGTTCCAGCGGCTCGTGCACGACCTGCTGGAGCTGGCGCGCGGCGACCTGTCCGTCGAGCGCCAGGAGATCAACGCACCGGCGCTCGCCCGGCAGGTCTGCCGGTCCCGGGGACTTTCCGAGGCGCTCGTGCGCAGTAGTGGAACCTCCCGGTGGTGGGTCGATCCGCGCCGGTTGCGGCAGGTGATCGGCAATCTCCTCGACAACGCCCACGCGTACGGTGGCGGCCCGTGTGCCGTGCATCTGCGGGCGGGCGACGGCCGTTACGTCGTGGAGGTCGACGACGAGGGCCCGGGTGTGGACCCCGTCGACCGGGAGAACATCTTCCTGCCCTTCGTACGGGGACGCAGCGCGAACTCCCGGGGGGCCAGTGACGGCACCGGACTCGGGCTGGCCCTGGTGGTCCAGCACGCGTCGGCGCACTCGGGAAGGGCCGCGGTGCAGGATCGTCCCGGCGGTGGCGCCCGATTCCGGGTCGAACTCGAGGAGCCACGGCGATGA
- a CDS encoding EAL domain-containing protein, translating into MLASTGIAAVGTAWYVAYLTVGAGSEALAYVFVPAGGVLATAAVLHMLRGGALNPVARRFWRALLGAAGVITIGYGWLAVDMLTHAAEARTRSMPLPAAACVAIGFGTAIWAVARVPVVLPGGVEWWRMVLDRTIAFLGCATVLWYLGLAPMFSAEEPWSRQAMALVGLAFLVAVGAATKVSYVLGGPVDRVALRLVAASGGVTAGIVAVLAVRFGYAAGIAAQAVVMPLTPVLATLGVAAQWRADLGLRRAPARSGVLLPYLAVLAVDVPLVAVAAGAPLGWPVRVVLVAAVVVTALVGARQFIAFRENARLLRNTRLQEERLQYEVSHDALTGLANRALFRDRLATALAATAPASVLLVDLDDFKTVNDLLGHGVGDRLLVSVARLLRAEVGEHGLPVRVAGDEFAVLLTGADADPEELAGRLLSALNRPISEHRLLVQASIGIAAAEPGATVDSVLRDADVAMYTAKQRGKASFVRYADGMGEPVLAHMQLGGELRRALDNDELRVVYQPILRLRDNRLVGVEALVRWHHPTRGVVCPGEFIPAAERTGLIVPLGRFVLRETCRQAAAWSSEYGPDALREAGLNVSARQLHDPDFVSDVAAALADSGLPCERLVLEVTESAVLRGQQVSRALYELDRMGIRLSLDDFGTGESSLSLLRAFPAAIVKLDKSFVDGIEIDDGQPAAADARQAVARAVIQLARALRLDTVAEGIENAAQAAVLRELGYTCGQGYHLARPMTADGVSRLLARQQTVASADR; encoded by the coding sequence GTGCTGGCCAGTACCGGAATCGCGGCCGTCGGCACCGCCTGGTACGTCGCGTACCTGACGGTCGGCGCCGGTAGCGAGGCGCTGGCCTACGTATTCGTTCCCGCCGGCGGTGTGCTCGCCACCGCCGCCGTGCTGCACATGCTCCGGGGCGGCGCCCTCAACCCGGTCGCCCGACGCTTCTGGCGGGCCCTGCTCGGCGCGGCCGGCGTGATCACGATCGGGTACGGCTGGCTGGCGGTGGACATGCTGACGCACGCCGCCGAGGCGCGTACCCGCAGCATGCCGTTGCCGGCCGCGGCCTGCGTGGCGATCGGGTTCGGCACCGCCATCTGGGCGGTGGCCCGGGTGCCCGTCGTGCTGCCCGGCGGCGTCGAGTGGTGGCGCATGGTGCTCGACCGCACGATCGCGTTCCTCGGCTGCGCGACCGTGCTGTGGTATCTCGGACTGGCCCCGATGTTCTCCGCCGAGGAGCCGTGGAGCCGGCAGGCGATGGCACTGGTCGGGCTCGCGTTCCTGGTCGCGGTGGGAGCCGCGACGAAGGTCTCGTACGTCCTGGGTGGCCCGGTCGACCGCGTCGCGCTGCGGCTCGTCGCGGCCAGCGGTGGCGTCACCGCGGGGATCGTGGCCGTGCTCGCGGTGCGGTTCGGGTACGCCGCCGGTATCGCCGCCCAGGCGGTCGTGATGCCGCTGACCCCGGTGCTGGCCACGCTGGGTGTCGCGGCACAGTGGCGGGCCGACCTGGGGCTTCGTCGTGCCCCGGCCCGCAGCGGCGTGCTGCTGCCCTACCTGGCCGTGCTGGCGGTGGACGTGCCGCTGGTCGCGGTCGCGGCCGGGGCGCCGCTGGGCTGGCCGGTCCGGGTCGTCCTGGTCGCCGCGGTGGTGGTGACCGCGCTGGTCGGGGCCCGGCAGTTCATCGCGTTCCGGGAGAATGCCCGGCTGCTGCGGAACACGCGCCTCCAGGAGGAGCGCCTACAGTACGAGGTCAGCCACGACGCCCTCACCGGGTTGGCCAACCGGGCACTGTTCCGGGACCGGCTCGCGACCGCGCTGGCCGCGACGGCACCGGCGTCGGTGCTCCTGGTCGACCTGGACGACTTCAAGACCGTCAACGACCTGCTCGGCCACGGTGTCGGCGACCGGTTGCTCGTCTCGGTGGCGCGGTTGTTGCGGGCCGAGGTCGGCGAGCACGGCCTGCCGGTGCGGGTGGCCGGCGACGAGTTCGCGGTGTTGCTCACCGGCGCCGACGCCGACCCCGAGGAGCTGGCCGGCCGCCTGCTGTCCGCACTCAACCGCCCGATCAGCGAACACCGCCTGCTGGTGCAGGCCAGCATCGGCATCGCCGCCGCCGAACCCGGCGCGACCGTCGACTCGGTGCTGCGGGACGCCGACGTCGCGATGTACACCGCCAAGCAGCGCGGCAAGGCGAGCTTCGTGCGGTACGCGGACGGCATGGGCGAGCCCGTGCTGGCGCACATGCAGCTCGGCGGCGAGCTGCGGCGGGCCCTCGACAACGACGAGCTGCGGGTGGTCTACCAGCCGATCCTCCGGCTGCGCGACAATCGGCTGGTCGGGGTCGAGGCGCTGGTCCGCTGGCATCACCCGACCCGTGGTGTGGTCTGTCCGGGCGAGTTCATCCCGGCGGCCGAGCGGACCGGTCTGATCGTGCCGCTGGGCCGGTTCGTGCTGCGCGAGACGTGCCGGCAGGCGGCGGCGTGGTCGTCCGAGTACGGGCCGGACGCGCTGCGGGAGGCGGGGTTGAACGTCTCTGCGCGGCAGCTGCACGACCCCGACTTCGTGTCCGACGTGGCCGCCGCGCTCGCCGACAGCGGGCTGCCCTGTGAGCGGCTCGTGCTGGAGGTGACCGAGTCTGCGGTGCTTCGGGGTCAGCAGGTTTCCCGGGCACTGTACGAACTCGACCGGATGGGTATCCGGCTGTCCCTGGACGACTTCGGCACCGGCGAGTCGTCGCTGAGCCTGCTGCGCGCCTTCCCGGCCGCGATCGTGAAGCTCGACAAGTCCTTCGTCGACGGCATCGAGATCGATGACGGCCAGCCGGCCGCCGCCGACGCCCGGCAGGCGGTGGCCCGGGCGGTGATCCAGCTCGCCCGTGCCCTCCGCCTGGACACCGTCGCCGAGGGGATCGAGAACGCCGCGCAGGCCGCCGTGCTCCGGGAACTCGGTTACACCTGCGGGCAGGGATACCACCTGGCCCGGCCGATGACCGCGGACGGCGTGTCGCGGCTACTGGCCCGCCAGCAGACGGTGGCGTCCGCGGACCGCTGA
- a CDS encoding ABC transporter ATP-binding protein produces the protein MAVPAIRTTGLTKRYGTVRALEALDLDVPAGEVFGFLGPNGAGKSTTIRLLLGLARPTAGQAWIFDGDAADVAVAHRSIAYVPADVALWPDLTGAETLELLGRTGPGVDRAYRDELVDRFALDLSKPGRAYSTGNRQKVALVAAFATRAPLLVLDEPTSGLDPLMEREFQTVVVEARRRGQTVFLSSHQLAEVEAVCDRVGILRAGRLVEVAGMPELRRLHRSQVEVIFNGSMPALDGVPGVGTVENLTPARLRFTLTGPPGPALRAMAAADVTALRVHEPTLEEIFLDYYPEVPR, from the coding sequence GTGGCTGTTCCTGCCATTCGCACGACCGGGCTGACCAAACGCTACGGGACCGTCCGTGCGCTGGAAGCGCTGGATCTGGACGTTCCGGCCGGTGAGGTGTTCGGGTTCCTCGGGCCGAACGGCGCGGGTAAGTCCACCACGATCCGGCTGTTGCTGGGACTGGCCCGCCCGACGGCCGGACAGGCGTGGATTTTCGACGGCGATGCCGCCGACGTGGCGGTGGCACACCGGTCCATCGCGTACGTGCCGGCCGACGTGGCGCTGTGGCCGGACCTGACCGGTGCGGAGACGCTGGAACTGCTGGGCCGGACCGGCCCCGGGGTCGACCGGGCCTACCGGGACGAACTGGTGGACCGGTTCGCGCTGGACCTGTCGAAGCCGGGTCGGGCGTACTCGACCGGCAACCGGCAGAAGGTCGCCCTGGTCGCGGCCTTCGCCACCCGGGCGCCGCTGCTGGTCCTGGACGAGCCGACCAGCGGGCTGGACCCGTTGATGGAGCGCGAGTTCCAGACTGTGGTGGTCGAAGCCCGTCGGCGTGGGCAGACGGTGTTCCTGAGTTCCCACCAGCTCGCCGAGGTCGAAGCGGTGTGTGACCGGGTCGGGATCCTCCGCGCGGGCCGGCTGGTGGAGGTCGCCGGGATGCCGGAGCTGCGCCGGCTGCACCGCAGCCAGGTCGAGGTGATCTTCAATGGGTCGATGCCGGCGCTGGACGGCGTACCCGGGGTCGGGACGGTGGAGAACCTCACGCCCGCCCGGTTGCGTTTCACCCTCACCGGGCCGCCCGGGCCGGCGTTGCGGGCGATGGCAGCGGCGGACGTGACCGCGCTGCGGGTGCACGAGCCGACCCTGGAGGAGATCTTCCTCGACTACTACCCCGAGGTGCCCCGGTGA